In Chroicocephalus ridibundus chromosome 4, bChrRid1.1, whole genome shotgun sequence, one genomic interval encodes:
- the ESRRB gene encoding steroid hormone receptor ERR2 isoform X2: protein MLLGRMATEERHLSSSCGSFIKTEPSSPSSGIDAISHHSPSGSSDASGGYGIAMGGHPNGLDSPPMFNGTGIGGGSCRKRYDDCASAIMEDSPTKCEYMLNAIPKRLCLVCGDIASGYHYGVASCEACKAFFKRTIQGNIEYSCPATNECEITKRRRKSCQACRFMKCLKVGMLKEGVRLDRVRGGRQKYKRRLDSESSTYLSLQIPPPAKKPLTKIVSHLLVAEPEKIYAMPDPTMPESDIKALTTLCDLADRELVVIIGWAKHIPGFSNLSLGDQMSLLQSAWMEILILGIVYRSLPYEDKLVYAEDYIMDEEHSRLTGLLELYLAILQLVRRYKKLKVEKEEFVTLKALALANSDSMHIEDMDAVQKLQDLLHEALQDYELSQRNEEPRRAGKLLLTLPLLRQTAAKAVQHFYSIKLQGKVPMHKLFLEMLEAKV from the exons GCTGCTCGGCAGAATGGCCACGGAGGAGCGGcacctctcctccagctgtgggTCCTTCATCAAGACCGAGCCCTCCAGCCCATCCTCTGGCATCGACGCCATCAGCCACCACAGCCCGAGCGGCTCCTCTGATGCTAGCGGCGGCTACGGCATCGCTATGGGTGGCCACCCCAATGGCCTAGACTCACCACCCATGTTCAATGGTACAGGGATTGGCGGTGGGTCCTGCCGTAAGCGTTACGACGACTGCGCCAGCGCCATCATGGAGGACTCACCCACCAAGTGCGAGTACATGCTCAATGCAATCCCCAAGCGGCTGTGCCTGGTGTGTGGGGACATTGCTTCTGGGTACCACTACGGCGTGGCTTCCTGTGAGGCGTGCAAAGCCTTCTTCAAGAGGACTATTCAAG GGAATATTGAATACAGCTGCCCGGCCACCAATGAATGTGAGATCACGAAACGGAGGCGCAAGTCCTGTCAGGCCTGTCGCTTCATGAAATGCCTCAAAGTGGGGATGCTAAAAGAAG GTGTTCGTCTGGATCGAGTCCGCGGAGGCCGTCAGAAATACAAGAGGAGGCTGGATTCTGAGAGTAGCACTTACCTGAGCCTACAGATCCCTCCCCCAGCTAAAAAGCCAC TGACTAAGATTGTCTCCCACTTGCTGGTGGCTGAGCCAGAGAAGATTTATGCCATGCCTGACCCAACCATGCCGGAGAGTGACATCAAAGCCCTGACAACCCTCTGTGACCTGGCAGACAGGGAACTGGTGGTGATCATTGGCTGGGCAAAGCACATCCCAG GGTTCTCCAACCTCTCTCTTGGGGACCAGATGAGCCTCCTGCAGAGCGCCTGGATGGAAATCCTCATCCTGGGCATTGTGTACCGCTCCCTGCCGTATGAGGACAAGCTTGTCTATGCTGAGGACTACATCATGGATGAAGAGCACTCTCGTCTGACAGGGCTGCTGGAGCTCTACCTGGCCATCCTACAACTGGTGCGCCGCTACAAGAAACTCAAGGTGGAAAAGGAGGAGTTTGTCACGCTCAAAGCTCTGGCCCTTGCCAACTCAG aCTCCATGCACATAGAGGACATGGATGCAGTGCAGAAACTCCAGGACCTTCTTCATGAAGCCCTGCAGGACTACGAGCTGAGTCAGCGCAACGAGGAGCCCCGGCGAGCAGGCAAGCTGCTCCTGACCTTGCCCCTCCTGCGGCAGACGGCCGCAAAAGCTGTGCAGCACTTCTACAGCATCAAACTGCAGGGCAAGGTTCCCATGCATAAACTCTTCTTAGAAATGCTAGAGGCAAAGGTCTGA
- the ESRRB gene encoding steroid hormone receptor ERR2 isoform X1, whose product MDISELCISDPLGYHNQLLGRMATEERHLSSSCGSFIKTEPSSPSSGIDAISHHSPSGSSDASGGYGIAMGGHPNGLDSPPMFNGTGIGGGSCRKRYDDCASAIMEDSPTKCEYMLNAIPKRLCLVCGDIASGYHYGVASCEACKAFFKRTIQGNIEYSCPATNECEITKRRRKSCQACRFMKCLKVGMLKEGVRLDRVRGGRQKYKRRLDSESSTYLSLQIPPPAKKPLTKIVSHLLVAEPEKIYAMPDPTMPESDIKALTTLCDLADRELVVIIGWAKHIPGFSNLSLGDQMSLLQSAWMEILILGIVYRSLPYEDKLVYAEDYIMDEEHSRLTGLLELYLAILQLVRRYKKLKVEKEEFVTLKALALANSDSMHIEDMDAVQKLQDLLHEALQDYELSQRNEEPRRAGKLLLTLPLLRQTAAKAVQHFYSIKLQGKVPMHKLFLEMLEAKV is encoded by the exons GCTGCTCGGCAGAATGGCCACGGAGGAGCGGcacctctcctccagctgtgggTCCTTCATCAAGACCGAGCCCTCCAGCCCATCCTCTGGCATCGACGCCATCAGCCACCACAGCCCGAGCGGCTCCTCTGATGCTAGCGGCGGCTACGGCATCGCTATGGGTGGCCACCCCAATGGCCTAGACTCACCACCCATGTTCAATGGTACAGGGATTGGCGGTGGGTCCTGCCGTAAGCGTTACGACGACTGCGCCAGCGCCATCATGGAGGACTCACCCACCAAGTGCGAGTACATGCTCAATGCAATCCCCAAGCGGCTGTGCCTGGTGTGTGGGGACATTGCTTCTGGGTACCACTACGGCGTGGCTTCCTGTGAGGCGTGCAAAGCCTTCTTCAAGAGGACTATTCAAG GGAATATTGAATACAGCTGCCCGGCCACCAATGAATGTGAGATCACGAAACGGAGGCGCAAGTCCTGTCAGGCCTGTCGCTTCATGAAATGCCTCAAAGTGGGGATGCTAAAAGAAG GTGTTCGTCTGGATCGAGTCCGCGGAGGCCGTCAGAAATACAAGAGGAGGCTGGATTCTGAGAGTAGCACTTACCTGAGCCTACAGATCCCTCCCCCAGCTAAAAAGCCAC TGACTAAGATTGTCTCCCACTTGCTGGTGGCTGAGCCAGAGAAGATTTATGCCATGCCTGACCCAACCATGCCGGAGAGTGACATCAAAGCCCTGACAACCCTCTGTGACCTGGCAGACAGGGAACTGGTGGTGATCATTGGCTGGGCAAAGCACATCCCAG GGTTCTCCAACCTCTCTCTTGGGGACCAGATGAGCCTCCTGCAGAGCGCCTGGATGGAAATCCTCATCCTGGGCATTGTGTACCGCTCCCTGCCGTATGAGGACAAGCTTGTCTATGCTGAGGACTACATCATGGATGAAGAGCACTCTCGTCTGACAGGGCTGCTGGAGCTCTACCTGGCCATCCTACAACTGGTGCGCCGCTACAAGAAACTCAAGGTGGAAAAGGAGGAGTTTGTCACGCTCAAAGCTCTGGCCCTTGCCAACTCAG aCTCCATGCACATAGAGGACATGGATGCAGTGCAGAAACTCCAGGACCTTCTTCATGAAGCCCTGCAGGACTACGAGCTGAGTCAGCGCAACGAGGAGCCCCGGCGAGCAGGCAAGCTGCTCCTGACCTTGCCCCTCCTGCGGCAGACGGCCGCAAAAGCTGTGCAGCACTTCTACAGCATCAAACTGCAGGGCAAGGTTCCCATGCATAAACTCTTCTTAGAAATGCTAGAGGCAAAGGTCTGA
- the ESRRB gene encoding steroid hormone receptor ERR2 isoform X3, whose amino-acid sequence MATEERHLSSSCGSFIKTEPSSPSSGIDAISHHSPSGSSDASGGYGIAMGGHPNGLDSPPMFNGTGIGGGSCRKRYDDCASAIMEDSPTKCEYMLNAIPKRLCLVCGDIASGYHYGVASCEACKAFFKRTIQGNIEYSCPATNECEITKRRRKSCQACRFMKCLKVGMLKEGVRLDRVRGGRQKYKRRLDSESSTYLSLQIPPPAKKPLTKIVSHLLVAEPEKIYAMPDPTMPESDIKALTTLCDLADRELVVIIGWAKHIPGFSNLSLGDQMSLLQSAWMEILILGIVYRSLPYEDKLVYAEDYIMDEEHSRLTGLLELYLAILQLVRRYKKLKVEKEEFVTLKALALANSDSMHIEDMDAVQKLQDLLHEALQDYELSQRNEEPRRAGKLLLTLPLLRQTAAKAVQHFYSIKLQGKVPMHKLFLEMLEAKV is encoded by the exons ATGGCCACGGAGGAGCGGcacctctcctccagctgtgggTCCTTCATCAAGACCGAGCCCTCCAGCCCATCCTCTGGCATCGACGCCATCAGCCACCACAGCCCGAGCGGCTCCTCTGATGCTAGCGGCGGCTACGGCATCGCTATGGGTGGCCACCCCAATGGCCTAGACTCACCACCCATGTTCAATGGTACAGGGATTGGCGGTGGGTCCTGCCGTAAGCGTTACGACGACTGCGCCAGCGCCATCATGGAGGACTCACCCACCAAGTGCGAGTACATGCTCAATGCAATCCCCAAGCGGCTGTGCCTGGTGTGTGGGGACATTGCTTCTGGGTACCACTACGGCGTGGCTTCCTGTGAGGCGTGCAAAGCCTTCTTCAAGAGGACTATTCAAG GGAATATTGAATACAGCTGCCCGGCCACCAATGAATGTGAGATCACGAAACGGAGGCGCAAGTCCTGTCAGGCCTGTCGCTTCATGAAATGCCTCAAAGTGGGGATGCTAAAAGAAG GTGTTCGTCTGGATCGAGTCCGCGGAGGCCGTCAGAAATACAAGAGGAGGCTGGATTCTGAGAGTAGCACTTACCTGAGCCTACAGATCCCTCCCCCAGCTAAAAAGCCAC TGACTAAGATTGTCTCCCACTTGCTGGTGGCTGAGCCAGAGAAGATTTATGCCATGCCTGACCCAACCATGCCGGAGAGTGACATCAAAGCCCTGACAACCCTCTGTGACCTGGCAGACAGGGAACTGGTGGTGATCATTGGCTGGGCAAAGCACATCCCAG GGTTCTCCAACCTCTCTCTTGGGGACCAGATGAGCCTCCTGCAGAGCGCCTGGATGGAAATCCTCATCCTGGGCATTGTGTACCGCTCCCTGCCGTATGAGGACAAGCTTGTCTATGCTGAGGACTACATCATGGATGAAGAGCACTCTCGTCTGACAGGGCTGCTGGAGCTCTACCTGGCCATCCTACAACTGGTGCGCCGCTACAAGAAACTCAAGGTGGAAAAGGAGGAGTTTGTCACGCTCAAAGCTCTGGCCCTTGCCAACTCAG aCTCCATGCACATAGAGGACATGGATGCAGTGCAGAAACTCCAGGACCTTCTTCATGAAGCCCTGCAGGACTACGAGCTGAGTCAGCGCAACGAGGAGCCCCGGCGAGCAGGCAAGCTGCTCCTGACCTTGCCCCTCCTGCGGCAGACGGCCGCAAAAGCTGTGCAGCACTTCTACAGCATCAAACTGCAGGGCAAGGTTCCCATGCATAAACTCTTCTTAGAAATGCTAGAGGCAAAGGTCTGA